The genomic interval CAGGAGGGAGCTGGCAGGGAGGTAGCGCGTAAAACTATTCCCGGGAGTGGCCCCCGCGCGGCGCGTGCGTGAACGGGAGGCCGTAATAGATGCTGCCATTAAGAATCCGTGCAGCTTGCATTGCTCGGGGCGCAGGGACGCATGTGTTGCTGGAATTCAATCGTAGGGGGGGATGCAGATTGGGCTGCGACCCACTGGGTTTGATTTATGAACTGTTACACCAGCGATTGTTTACACATTGCATTTCAGAGCCCAGGCTCATCCTCCCTGCGGCGGGCTGCGGGCTCCGCCGGGCGGGAACCTGCTGAGCCACCAAGCTCTCccttcatcctcctcccttccctacacgccccccgcccccgccccacgCAGCCCCCTTTTCCCCTCTACTTTCATCAAGAAATCAGATTTCGATTTCAATGAACCCGGAGACCTGCGTGCAGTTGTCCCTCCCCCAACCTACCCTCTGCCCGCGCGGACCCCAGACCTGGGTCTCCTCCGTCCTTGTTTACTCTGGAATGTTTACTTCTTCGTAAGGCCATGAGGGGCCTATAAATAGGAAAAAGTGGAAGCATCTCGACTGCCGATCAATAGGGCCCGTCTCCTCGCCATTTCAACTGAGCTGCCTTATTAATTATGAAAGGATTCACCTGATCCCTGCCAGGGAACAGTCTCTGCCCCTCGGCTGGAACCCTTAATGGCGGTTCCTTCGCAAGCTGCCTCTGGCCACCGCAGAGGAAGAGGCGAATCGTGGTTAGGGACCGGCCTGGAAGGAGCGTGGTTAGGGCTCAGACCCACCTGAGGTGGGGGGCAGCTGGCTGGCCACTTGGCATTGCGTCTGCCAGcgccttccccccccccccccccccgacgcGCAAGCCCAGTTTCTGCACTGCGCACCTAGAAGGGACCTCTGCTtttgaatgaatacattttaaaacaatttccctcccctcccctttcaaGAATGAGAAATTCGGGGGTCGTGGCAAGGAGTCCTAGCTAAGGAGCATCTGCTTGAAGCCTTCAGGTTATCCAGTGACTTTGTGAACACGTGAATTAATTGATCATCCGGCGTTGTATGTCCCTTGAGGTACCCAGAGAACTTGGTGGAGGAAACAAAGCGACACCCCCATTTCaaacaataacttttattttatacttctctATACTTTGTAGCAAATCTTTTTTGctgaatttaatttataataaactttttaaattacatctctctctttttttaaaatcaaggctcTTTTatgtcaaaatcttttttttaactatattttagaTTAACATTTAACATCCCCCCCTTGTGATCTATACCACTGGATATTCAGGTATTACTGTATGTGTAACAGCTAAAACGAGAGAGGAGGGAAAATAAAGGCAGTGGATTTGAAAGATGCATCAACAACAGCAGGTAAAGCTAACCCCTCAGTGACCTTAGCAGCATTGCTTTTCACACCTTTTACCATGATGCCAGAGTTGCCACAACcctgtcctctctccctcctacCCATAAAAAACCTAAAGCCAATAATCTGTCATTTTGCTTTCTGGAGGAGAAATGTGCAGTGGAAATGATCAAAACAAGATACTGTGGAAGAAAGACGTGAGCGTGAATTATTCACCATATGCTTCCCACGTGGACATCTCTCTTGAATTCATTCCCCTGGCCTTCTCCTCTCCTCGCTTTCCTATTAGGAGGAGCCCATCATTTTTCATGTGATTTACATGATTAATATAGTAGGTGGCCCAGGGCCGTTCCTGAGATTCttttgccaaaaaaataaaaattaaaaattaaaaataaaaatgggggtGAGTTGCCGTTTTCATATTTGTGTGTGAAGACGGACTAAAGCTGAGGTCCGATTTTGGCTGTGCTTGCTCGCTCACTGATTGGTAACATTTGGCaaattaaaacacaagaaatcaaacgaaattagaaaaaaaaaagagaatcaggATTTCCCACAATCCTAttatgagtgtttttttttttttcagcatcacAGAGAATCACAACGTCCCCAAAGAACGAATGGATCTTCCTCTCGATTTCCGGGAGCATGGAGTGAGTGTGGGTGGGCGCGGAGGGGAGCTGGCTTAGAAGGAGAGCCAGGTCGCTAAAGCTGCCGAGAGAGACACCAGGAGAACTGGGAGCGTCGGGAGCAGGGGCCCCGCCGCCCCGTTGCCGCTGCCGCAGAGTTCGAATAAGCTGCCTTGGATGTTGAGGTTTTTGGATTCTTTTCTCAGTTTATCCCACATATCTTTCGCCCCTTCCTGGCAATCCGTCAGGGCTGTGACCGTGCAGCTGTGGAAATCCTCCCAGTATCTGGCGAGgaacagaacaaaacagaagaagCAGGATCATTTGGGGGCGCGGGGAGGACCCTGGACCTGCGCCCCGGAGACCCCCTCTCACGGCCTCCTCGCCCATCTGCCAGGGCGCGCCCCTTCCTACCTGCTCGCCCGCAGCAGGCTGCGCCAGGTCGCGACTCGTCGTCGGACCTCGGCCCATGCCAGAAGCGCTGTCAAAGCGGCTCGGGCGCCCCTTCACCTAGGTGGCTCCCCCTCTAGCTCGCCTGTGGCGGATTCGGCAGCCGGGTTGCACCCGCGGCAACTGCGCTGGCACACCTCGGCCTTCGCCAACAGATTGCTCGCCCTCCTTGGGGAAGGCTGGGAAAACAGTGCTAAGCCTTGCAAGCTGCCGCCCATTAATGCCTCTTAGCTTGCAAGATGGGTTACTTGCTCGGGTACGGCCCTCCCCTCTTGGCTTCTCACATTCTCCTCCCCCTCGCCccttctgtctccctcctcctcgCTGCGGTACTCTCGCCTTCGCCCTCCAtctctcccactcccacccccacctccgcCTTTTGTTTCCCGTTTctcctcattttccctctcttcgGTTTCCCCTTCCCTCCGTTTTTCTTCTCTTCGGTCCCCctacttcctctttctctgcctctccACTTGCTTGGGTCCTCCGAGGCCCTCCCGCCTGGCCCTCCCCAGTCCTGCGGCTCAGATTCCATCCAGAGACGCCTGCCTGCCTCTGCCCTGCCCAGGTCGGTGAGTGGTAGTGCCTGGCACCTGGCGCCTGCTCCAGGGCCTTCTCCCGCTTTGGCAACCCCCAGCGCCCCAGGCCTGCGCGCTGCAAGCTTCCTCTTCCAGTCTTTCAGGTGGGCTTAGACCCCAGAGGTCCTCGCCTCCACCGCCTTCGGGGTGTAACGATGCCCACCGTTGCCAGCCTTTTAGGACCCGGCTCTTCGTCCTCCCCTTCCGGTCATTTCTCGCAGCAGAGCTTTTAACAGCACTTCCTCCtcccaggctgggctgggctcctAGCCCCGCCCCCACAACCTTCATCCaacctgtctttctttttttttctttctttcttttttttttttattgttcccCTTTCTTCTGAAAACCCAAAATAGATCCTGAAACTAAATATAATCCCAAGCCGTGATCGATTCCTGGGGCGCTGTCTCCTTTCGGAGCTGGGTCGATCTGTGTGTCTCGGTAACTCCAGGCTGGCTCCCACTTCACCCCGGCCCTGGGAGTCAGAGAAAACAGCAGCAGCCCTCCCGGCAGTTTGGTTCTCTCCCTCTTCTGTGGCCCGCCTGGACCGTAAGCATGTTGAAGGCAACCATAGTGTCTGATTTATCCTTATTTGCACTCCCACCCCATCTTCTGGCTAATAGGGAAATCATAAATGTTTGTTGGGTTGCCTTGGTTCAGACTGTCTTCTCATGACCCCTGTTGAGTCTCTAGTTTATGAGGACTAAGGAGGGCAGGGTGTAGGACTTTCAGGATTGTAATACATAGCAAGATTTTGGCACACCAAGAAGCCCAGGGACAGCTCTCCTGCGGAGCTCCTGTGTAATTGCACCTCCCAAAGGATTTCTAAATTACTGCTTTCTTTATGTACCCCAAGATGGGGATAGGGCCTTCCTAGAAGAGGGACActcctagagaaaaaaaaaattcacttggaaGCTGGGAGAGGTGCACTTTATCCTGTTGATCAATTAGCACCACCAAGTGAATGAGGCCTGGGACCAACTATGGCCTGCAACCTCAGGGAGGGGCCTTCTCACTCCAGGTTTTCCAGGACCAAAGTCctgctaaaatatttaaatagcttGAAAGTTCCAGAAAATGGCAGAAGCATTGGTAATTCCTTTATATGTAACCTTGGCATGCCTTAGGAGATACATTCTTACTTTTAACCAGACATTTGGAATTAAGTATTTGTTCCTACTCTGATAAGAAGGTACCAGCCACTTAGCTGCTGTGGCTCCAGGTGGGCAATAGGGTATTCAGGGAAGTATGTAGCATGATTGACCTTCATTCAGTTGTAATTGAAATAAACTCTTCCCAGTTAGGGAGAGAAGACTTCTTCacagtataaaaagaaaagccTGGAAAATGGTCATTTCAATGTCTGGGAATAAGGGATACCTCTTGCCTTGACTGTATTGGAAGGGTCATTATAGAGGTGGCAGAAAGCagctgtttttgaaaaaaataaaggcagtgtCTGTTGCAGAGGTTGGGGAAATTTCTAAGGTCTGCAGCAAATTTCTAATGTCCCAGGTCCGCTGTAACAGTGCTGTGCTGGTTACCTCATTTGCTAGTGGGAGCAGACTTTCTAGCTAATCTCTGAGAAAACACCTCTGGGCCTGGCCATGAagtctctctccccttcctttggGCCTGCGCCTTCGGCAATCTGAGGAGACAGTGCAGATAGGGGAAGGGGTGGGAAAAGCATGGAGGATGGCTACCTCTAGCTTAGGAAAGGACTACAAACTTAGCACAGTCACCAGACAGCCCAGACATTCTCCTCTTGGGCAGTCATTgctacacaataaaatattatttcagccCTTCTCCCAGAAACTGGAAGCCAGGGCCTCCTTGCTTGTGCTGCATTTTCTTGGTGTGTTTTGAAAGGGCCATATATCACTGAAAGTGGAGATAATAGGCCAGTGACTATAGCCTCTAGGTAAATCTAGAATTACCCCCCAAAGGTCCTCAAACCCAAACCAACTGTTCAGGGTATTTAGCAGGTCACTTATCCTTGAGAGAGGTAATAATTAAAGTTTGCCTCAAAGCAGAGATTCTGCGGAATGAGGAACTAGTAGCAGGGTTCCTTGCCCCAGGCCTTCTCTCAGGTGGACTGGGTGCATGCACCTCATTGTGAGCCCTTGAGGCTGCTTGGAGCTGGGACCAGGCCGCTGTGGGAGTTTTTTCTTTGTAGTCCACCCCAGGCTCTGGAGTTTCCTAAACCAGAGGACTGGGCCTAGGGACCAGAGGGCTTGTCCGTaggcctgggcctgggggtgAGAGCCAGAAGGCGAGAGTGCGCAGATTTACTCTGGCACTGTACGCTGAGCTCAGGCGGGGAGGCGCGGCACTCTGACCTCAGCAGCGCCCCCAGAAGAGAACCCCAGCGGACCAGAGAGGACACTTACGTGCACACGGTCTTGATGTTCGTCTTGTCGTCCAAGCCCTGCGGGTAGTTGGCCATACTGTCGCCCAGCTTGAGCAAACAGTCCGAAAAGCCCTTAAAGACCGCATCGCACTTGCCCGCTGCTCTCACGGCCTGCACCAGGTACGCTGCGGGGGAGGAGGGTACACCGGTCAGCAGCGCCTTGACCCTGCCCTGATGCCCCAAGGCCCACCCGGGCGTCCCCGACTTCTTGCTGCCTTGCCCCATGGAGCTGTGTCTCTCATGGCCCAGCCTCGGGAAGCACCGATGTCAAAGGTGACCTAAAGACTTGGCCTGGGGATGGCCGATATCCACCCAACACGACTCTGGTGCGCACCGTCTGTGCGTGAACGGATGTGGGTTGAGTGGGAGAGAGGAAAGTCCATTCCTTCCAGCTCCCTCCTGAATCGCGCTCtgtatctttttctgtttctatcgCCCCCCTTTTCTCACCTCCctcatctcttttatttctctgtctcCTCACTCCCTCCTTCGTCTCCCAACACTCCCCCAGCAAGCCCCGTCACGTCTCTAGCAGTGTAATCCTCCATTTCTGAGGACAGAGAAGGGGTCTGGACAACAGAGTGCAGGGGCTTGGCTAGCCTAGGAAGGCTGACGGACTTGGGGGCAAGCATCGGGACCGAGGCCACCTCCCGCCAATAGCCCTTGGGCGCGGGGTCCTCGGTGGGTGCtcagaatgaatggatgaataaagtcTCTGGAAGCCACT from Ictidomys tridecemlineatus isolate mIctTri1 chromosome 8, mIctTri1.hap1, whole genome shotgun sequence carries:
- the Nrn1 gene encoding neuritin isoform X1, which produces MCVSVCSCRGPSCVLTRSKLRPELSCRVGEKEAYLVQAVRAAGKCDAVFKGFSDCLLKLGDSMANYPQGLDDKTNIKTVCTYWEDFHSCTVTALTDCQEGAKDMWDKLRKESKNLNIQGSLFELCGSGNGAAGPLLPTLPVLLVSLSAALATWLSF
- the Nrn1 gene encoding neuritin isoform X3, coding for MATAAPAGLEPVSAYLVQAVRAAGKCDAVFKGFSDCLLKLGDSMANYPQGLDDKTNIKTVCTYWEDFHSCTVTALTDCQEGAKDMWDKLRKESKNLNIQGSLFELCGSGNGAAGPLLPTLPVLLVSLSAALATWLSF
- the Nrn1 gene encoding neuritin isoform X2, whose translation is MGLKLNGRYISLILAVQIAYLVQAVRAAGKCDAVFKGFSDCLLKLGDSMANYPQGLDDKTNIKTVCTYWEDFHSCTVTALTDCQEGAKDMWDKLRKESKNLNIQGSLFELCGSGNGAAGPLLPTLPVLLVSLSAALATWLSF